TTCTCCCTATGCTGACAATCAACCGAAGCGAAAACCTCATCATCCGAATCCGCAATTGCACTAACTCGTGCCTTATAAATCCTCGGATCGGACGAGTCAGTCCACTCGACCGATCCGACTCTCCGGCCATTAGCAAAACTATAAAAATGAACACCGGAATCAATCTCCGAACCTATCGCCGCGATCTCCGGCATGACACGTCGGATCGAGGTGATAAAATCGAGGTGCGTCCGTACAGTTCCGATATGAACCAAATTCCAATCGTAAACCGAGATCTGACCGCCGTGCCCGACCCAAACCGATccatcatcatcatcactaacACTAAAGCTCGAAACGACGCCGTCCGAAGCAGGCCGAATATTCGAAACAACAGAAGCATCAATTCCACTGAGTTGACTCGGTAACATCGCCGATTTAAGCTGCGATTCGATACCGTAATACGCCGCTTCATCGGAAAGTTCCTGACTTGAGAATCTCCGGTAAGTCGACGGCAACCGATTCGATCGGAGAAGCGAGAGAAGCACGGAGAAGATCTCCGGATCGCGGTCTATGAAAACCGGGTTCAAATCGTTAACCGGCCGGTTCGAGAGAGCGTGGAGAAGTGAACCGGAGCCGCCGGAGCGGAGAGTGGAGAGAGTTGTTTCGAAGAGCTTGCCGCCGACGTTGAGCTTGATTCGATCGCCGGAAAGTGGCGTAGGGGTAGATTTGTAATTTTGGACTTCCATTCGGAAATGCTGTGTGGAAAGTGTTTGTTATTTTGTTGTTGTTTTTCGTTTCTTTCTTGCTCATCTTGGTTTAGTTTGTTTGAGAtgttttttattataatttttcttgTAATCATAATTTTAAATTTTGGCATAAAAGttattttgaaattttggattttatCACAAGGGATTGAGATAGTTGGGGTGACCCTAAATATCATTTTAAACTGAAAAATGGTTTGAAAtgtcatttttaaaaattatggtACTAAATGTCAATTAAGGCGGTATATCGTGTAGCGTTTATGTAAAATTCCAAAAAGTTAAATCTGTAGCGTTTTGACATtttactttttttcttttttcttaaTAATGTGCAAAACGTTAGTTGAGGTAGAAGTTTGGCTTCAAACACTAACCCCAAAACCCTACTTTATTTAGCGTTTTacatatataatttaaaaaaaaaaaaatttaacctcaaataaaaaattgttaatttctaaaa
This genomic interval from Apium graveolens cultivar Ventura chromosome 8, ASM990537v1, whole genome shotgun sequence contains the following:
- the LOC141677897 gene encoding protein ENDOPLASMIC RETICULUM-ARRESTED PEN3; this encodes MEVQNYKSTPTPLSGDRIKLNVGGKLFETTLSTLRSGGSGSLLHALSNRPVNDLNPVFIDRDPEIFSVLLSLLRSNRLPSTYRRFSSQELSDEAAYYGIESQLKSAMLPSQLSGIDASVVSNIRPASDGVVSSFSVSDDDDGSVWVGHGGQISVYDWNLVHIGTVRTHLDFITSIRRVMPEIAAIGSEIDSGVHFYSFANGRRVGSVEWTDSSDPRIYKARVSAIADSDDEVFASVDCQHRENCVLEIDKSSLRVKSEIGRQNGNSSKSVVPGKLTYLSELGLVFGSSISSGAFGYSGYVRLWDVRSGKVVWETNEPGSGRSSRYGDSFADVDVDMVELNLFKVCSKSGDLAIADLRKLSDDPWLYIKDKNPSLSNVGGGVSSVIHCYKKQAFVARDGELEVWSRVEEQGGSSVCEEESYRRNYVDKAEDSERGIIKKIEGGGNRLFVSRDNVEGIEVWQSSNFSGSVSLL